Proteins found in one Poecilia reticulata strain Guanapo linkage group LG15, Guppy_female_1.0+MT, whole genome shotgun sequence genomic segment:
- the LOC103476783 gene encoding N-acetyllactosaminide beta-1,3-N-acetylglucosaminyltransferase 3-like, which yields MVSILRPIEACAITLLLLGTLLVLLYFNEPQNISTPQSRTRSAYDQHNQDQRPAYLKEEDRNASHKTSPLSNWQLERWRVSQBLTJRCERNTMFENVSGFDSFSPMIQDFLYYXHCRSFPIILDLPDKCGGDDEPEDIFLLLVIKSSPKNYERREVLRKTWAAERSYKGKVIRRIFIVGTDGSGFEKEKLBKLVMWEHQHYNDILQWDFKXSFFNLTLKQILFLEWMDRRCPQARFLLNGDDDVFAHTDNMVEYLQSLKDNNGHKHLFTGDLXKGAIPKRNXXSKYFVPSQVYEKKXYPXYCGGGGYLLSGYTALVIYKIXAMVQIXPIDDVYMGMCLAALKLKPXSHXGVKTLQWHIPSRQVDKYDPCXLKDLJLLHKFSPSDLYFLWQEXRNPKJPCSDKT from the coding sequence CATTTTGAGACCGATTGAGGCCTGTGCCATAACTTTATTACTGTTGGGGACCCTTCTGGTACTTCTTTATTTCAATGAGCCACAAAACATCTCAACACCTCAATCACGAACACGATCAGCATACGACCAGCACAACCAAGACCAGAGACCTgcatatttaaaagaagaagatcGCAACGCCTCACACAAAACTTCCCCATTGTCAAATTGGCAATTGGAAAGGTGGAGGGTGTCACAARACCTAACAMTAAGATGTGAACGAAACACAATGTTTGAAAACGTCTCTGGCTTTGATTCCTTTTCCCCTATGATTCAAGACTTTCTTTACTATYGTCACTGTCGTAGTTTCCCCATWATTCTGGACCTTCCTGACAAATGTGGAGGAGATGATGAGCCTGAAGACATCTTTCTTTTGCTCGTTATTAAAAGTTCCCCAAAGAACTATGAGCGGAGAGAGGTCCTGCGCAAGACCTGGGCTGCAGAGAGGTCATATAAGGGAAAGGTGATTCGAAGAATCTTTATTGTGGGAACTGACGGTTCAGGTTTCGAGAAGGAGAAATTGRACAAACTTGTCATGTGGGAGCACCAACATTACAATGACATCCTGCAATGGGATTTTAAGGAWTCCTTTTTCAACCTCACTTTGAAGCAGATACTCTTCCTTGAGTGGATGGACAGACGTTGTCCACAGGCTCGATTTCTACTGaatggtgatgatgatgttttTGCWCACACTGACAACATGGTGGAATACCTTCAAAGTCTTAAAGACAATAATGGACATAAGCACCTTTTTACTGGCGATCTGTTKAAAGGAGCGATTCCTAAAAGAAACMCAMAGAGTAAGTACTTTGTTCCGTCACAGGTGTACGAAAAAAARRTTTACCCACMSTACTGTGGAGGTGGGGGATACCTTCTGTCAGGCTATACAGCTTTGGTCATTTACAAAATAWCTGCGATGGTCCAAATTYTTCCTATTGATGATGTTTACATGGGAATGTGTTTGGCTGCACTGAAACTTAAACCTGMCTCTCACATKGGTGTGAAAACACTACAATGGCACATTCCCTCCAGACAAGTTGATAAATATGACCCCTGTTWCCTCAAGGATTTAMTTTTGCTTCACAAATTCTCGCCCAGTGATCTATATTTCTTGTGGCAAGAARTACGCAACCCAAAAMTYCCATGTAgtgataaaacatga